One part of the Glycine max cultivar Williams 82 chromosome 14, Glycine_max_v4.0, whole genome shotgun sequence genome encodes these proteins:
- the LOC100775685 gene encoding uncharacterized protein — protein MNKKNIIIIILYYVFIGTELFRCGTELFRCCRCCPWGGNWQEDLFSLTLSTPQSTINREPDKSRAPPRLRKDKRRERAGIEMQISENNNLFEQSRGKEKISNLKCSWPLLSESSDGGSDSTFSHSDDCSGPS, from the exons atgaataagaaaaatataatcataatcatattaTACTATGTCTTCATTGGTACTGAACTCTTCCGTTGCGGTACTGAACTCTTCCGTTGCTGTCGTTGCTGTCCTTGGGGAGGCAACTGGCAGGAAGATCTCTTCTCCCTGACACTTTCAACACCGCAATCCACCATTAATCGGGAACCCGACAAGAGCAGAGCTCCGCCACGATTACG GAAAGATAAGAGGCGTGAAAGAGCAGGTATTGAGATGCAGATCAGTGAGAACAACAACTTATTCGAGCAATCTCGAGGCAAAGAGAAGATAAGCAATTTAAAATGCTCATGGCCCTTGTTATCAGAAAGTTCTGATGGAGGAAGTGATAGCACATTTTCACATTCAGATGATTGTTCAGGCCCCTCATGA